The following are from one region of the Equus asinus isolate D_3611 breed Donkey chromosome 27, EquAss-T2T_v2, whole genome shotgun sequence genome:
- the LRP2BP gene encoding LRP2-binding protein isoform X2 has product MTATWEWSLFLHFSGGRYFYHLIFHSCLQNTPCGNRMKLTSENLPKNPFYTSLSQYAAKNPKFFQWRKEKTDHYSHANLVDRALQLLKERIRRGDAMAYFLRGQLYFEEGWYEEALEQFEEIKEKDHQATYQLGVMYYDGLGTTPDAEKGVEYMKKIVDSPCPKARHLQFAAAYNLGRAYYEGKGVKRSEEDAERLWLFAADNGNPKASVKAQSILGLYYSTKEPKELEKAFYWHSEACGNGNLESQGALGLMYFYGQGIRQDTEAALHCLREAAERGNVYAQGNLVEYYYKMKFFTKCVAFSKRIADYDEVHDIPMIAKVTDCLPEFINRGMAMASFYHARCLQLGLGITKDEATAKQYYSKACRLNPALADELHSLVIRQRI; this is encoded by the exons ATGACTGCCACGTGGGAATGGAGtctctttttgcatttttctggaggaagatatttctaccatcttatttttcattcttgtttaCAGAATACACCTTGTGGAAACAGGATGAAGCTGACCAGTGAAAACTTGCCCAAGAACCCCTTTTATACCTCCCTGTCCCAGTATGCTGCTAAGAACCCAAAATTCttccagtggagaaaggaaaagactg ATCATTACAGCCATGCTAATTTGGTGGATAGAGCATTGCAACTCttgaaggaaagaataagaagAGGGGACGCTATGGCATATTTCCTACGAGGTCAACTATATTTTGAAGAG GGATGGTATGAAGAAGCTTTAGAACAGTTCGAAGAAATCAAGGAAAAGGATCATCAAGCAACTTACCAGCTAGGAGTAATGTATTATGATGGGCTGGGGACGACTCCAGACGCT gaaaaaggagtggaatatatgaagaaaattgttGATTCTCCATGTCCCAAAGCAAGACACTTACAATTTGCAGCAGCTTACAACCTTGGAAGAGCGTATTATGAAGGAAAAGGCGTCAAACGATCAGAGGAGGATGCGGAAAG aCTGTGGCTTTTTGCCGCAGACAATGGAAATCCAAAAGCTAGTGTGAAGGCTCAAAGTATCCTAGGATTGTATTATTCAACAAAAGAGCCTAAAGAATTAGAAAAG GCATTTTATTGGCATTCAGAAGCGTGTGGCAATGGGAATCTGGAGTCCCAGGGTGCACTTGGGCTCATGTACTTTTATGGACAAGGCATCCGCCAGGACACTGAAGCTGCCCTGCACTGCTTACGGGAGGCAGCGGAACGTGGAAATGTCTACGCTCAAGGGAATCTTGTGGAGTATTACTATAAGATGAAATTTTTCACAAAGTGTGTTGCATTTTCCAAAAG GATTGCCGACTACGATGAGGTTCATGACATCCCCATGATAGCCAAGGTCACGGACTGTCTCCCGGAATTCATCAACAGAGGCATGGCCATGGCGTCCTTCTACCACGCACGCTGTCTTCAGCTTGGCTTGGGTATCACAAAGGATGAAGCAACAGCTAAACAGTATTATTCTAAA GCCTGTCGTCTGAATCCTGCACTGGCAGATGAACTTCACTCTTTAGTTATTCGTCAAAGAATTTAG
- the LRP2BP gene encoding LRP2-binding protein isoform X1 — protein sequence MTATWEWSLFLHFSGGRYFYHLIFHSCLQNTPCGNRMKLTSENLPKNPFYTSLSQYAAKNPKFFQWRKEKTDHYSHANLVDRALQLLKERIRRGDAMAYFLRGQLYFEEGWYEEALEQFEEIKEKDHQATYQLGVMYYDGLGTTPDAEKGVEYMKKIVDSPCPKARHLQFAAAYNLGRAYYEGKGVKRSEEDAERLWLFAADNGNPKASVKAQSILGLYYSTKEPKELEKAFYWHSEACGNGNLESQGALGLMYFYGQGIRQDTEAALHCLREAAERGNVYAQGNLVEYYYKMKFFTKCVAFSKRIADYDEVHDIPMIAKVTDCLPEFINRGMAMASFYHARCLQLGLGITKDEATAKQYYSKVSKPENKYKLTPVEISGLLVETWTSLWLSVFS from the exons ATGACTGCCACGTGGGAATGGAGtctctttttgcatttttctggaggaagatatttctaccatcttatttttcattcttgtttaCAGAATACACCTTGTGGAAACAGGATGAAGCTGACCAGTGAAAACTTGCCCAAGAACCCCTTTTATACCTCCCTGTCCCAGTATGCTGCTAAGAACCCAAAATTCttccagtggagaaaggaaaagactg ATCATTACAGCCATGCTAATTTGGTGGATAGAGCATTGCAACTCttgaaggaaagaataagaagAGGGGACGCTATGGCATATTTCCTACGAGGTCAACTATATTTTGAAGAG GGATGGTATGAAGAAGCTTTAGAACAGTTCGAAGAAATCAAGGAAAAGGATCATCAAGCAACTTACCAGCTAGGAGTAATGTATTATGATGGGCTGGGGACGACTCCAGACGCT gaaaaaggagtggaatatatgaagaaaattgttGATTCTCCATGTCCCAAAGCAAGACACTTACAATTTGCAGCAGCTTACAACCTTGGAAGAGCGTATTATGAAGGAAAAGGCGTCAAACGATCAGAGGAGGATGCGGAAAG aCTGTGGCTTTTTGCCGCAGACAATGGAAATCCAAAAGCTAGTGTGAAGGCTCAAAGTATCCTAGGATTGTATTATTCAACAAAAGAGCCTAAAGAATTAGAAAAG GCATTTTATTGGCATTCAGAAGCGTGTGGCAATGGGAATCTGGAGTCCCAGGGTGCACTTGGGCTCATGTACTTTTATGGACAAGGCATCCGCCAGGACACTGAAGCTGCCCTGCACTGCTTACGGGAGGCAGCGGAACGTGGAAATGTCTACGCTCAAGGGAATCTTGTGGAGTATTACTATAAGATGAAATTTTTCACAAAGTGTGTTGCATTTTCCAAAAG GATTGCCGACTACGATGAGGTTCATGACATCCCCATGATAGCCAAGGTCACGGACTGTCTCCCGGAATTCATCAACAGAGGCATGGCCATGGCGTCCTTCTACCACGCACGCTGTCTTCAGCTTGGCTTGGGTATCACAAAGGATGAAGCAACAGCTAAACAGTATTATTCTAAAGTGAGTAAGCCTGAGAACAAATACAAATTGACTCCAGTAGAAATTTCTGGGCTTTTAGTTGAGACTTGGACATCTTTATGGCTTAGTGTTTTTTCCTAG